Proteins encoded within one genomic window of Triticum aestivum cultivar Chinese Spring chromosome 2D, IWGSC CS RefSeq v2.1, whole genome shotgun sequence:
- the LOC123053133 gene encoding uncharacterized protein — translation MPGRGGEEGAAVRLARIRKRRALSSSDASNAARRLRSRRPAVLLIRRRREGGAAMSDSSSRSRHCRRHVADGASARRLVTAFWQSDKDRLFGEEHPVLLMDKDAAARRSLVPRSNASTEVSKSSRSRTKIKMFEEAGGRKGSCHNGHGQWLSADVMSNCSAMEIGTHPQDDEEKAIQLKDLYNSLIASKELAKVLAHIWGEVNPSTVSLISALRSELDLARAHVRRLIKEHKAERGEIDGLKKELVEEMEAWKAKQKEKAATALQYIVTELDKEKKSRRRAERAKEKLGAALADAESSLRAASKELERERKCRGKVEKMCGELVRGIGEDRAEVEALKREAEDAQRELEKEREMLHLADEWREQRVQMKLLEARLQFEEKNSALTQLHDELQACLDAKKGQAPEKTDQMQSTRASENGGAASGPVPAPDNAGDGGFSEDCDSEGSDMHSIELNVDGNGNLHTWSYTPSSRRDQRVGASMHGSLPEDRRMDDAGSRDAGGFDRKTFRETDDALEGDWADGCSHGVLNFDHDEERYQAIKDLREQMLAGSGLLMSQGRETAQSQYCIL, via the exons ATGCCGGGTCGCGGCGGGGAGGAGGGCGCGGCGGTGAGGCTGGCCAGGATCCGCAAGCGCCGCGCGCTCTCGTCCTCCGACGCCTCCAACGCGGCGAGGAGACTCCGCTCCAGGAGGCCCGCGGTGCTGCTGATACGCAGGAGGAGAGAAGGAGGCGCGGCCATGTCGGACTCGTCGTCCCGGAGCCGGCATTGCCGTCGCCACGTCGCCGACGGCGCGTCGGCGAGGAGGCTCGTCACCGCCTTCTGGCAGTCAGACAAGGACAGGCTGTTCGGGGAGGAGCATCCTGTCCTGCTCATGGACAAGGACGCGGCGGCGCGCCGGAGCCTGGTTCCTCGGAGCAACGCCTCCACGGAG GTTTCCAAGAGCTCAAGAAGCAGGACCAAAATCAAAATGTTTGAGGAGGCTGGTGGCCGGAAGGGGAGCTGCCACAACGGCCATGGACAGTGGCTTTCAGCAGATGTCATGAGCAACTGCAGCGCAATGGAG ATTGGTACACACCCTCAAGATGATGAAGAGAAAGCAATCCAGCTGAAGGATCTGTATAACAGCTTGATTGCGTCCAAGGAGCTCGCCAAGGTGCTAGCACACATCTGGGGAGAAGTGAACCCATCAACCGTCTCACTCATCTCCGCACTGCGTTCCGAGCTCGATCTTGCGCGCGCCCACGTGCGACGGCTCATCAAGGAGCACAAAGCTGAGCGCGGCGAAATCGACGGCCTGAAGAAGGAGCTCGTGGAGGAAATGGAGGCCTGGAAGGCCAAGCAGAAGGAGAAGGCCGCGACCGCTCTGCAGTACATCGTCACGGAGCTGGACAAGGAGAAGAAGTCGAGGAGAAGAGCAGAGAGGGCCAAGGAGAAGCTCGGCGCGGCATTGGCCGACGCCGAGTCCTCGCTACGCGCGGCCAGCAAAGAGCTGGAGAGGGAAAGGAAGTGCAGAGGGAAGGTGGAGAAGATGTGCGGCGAGCTCGTGAGAGGCATCGGCGAGGACAGGGCCGAGGTGGAGGCGCTCAAAAGAGAAGCTGAGGACGCGCAACGGGAGCTTGAGAAAGAGCGGGAGATGCTCCATCTCGCGGACGAGTGGCGCGAGCAGCGGGTCCAGATGAAGCTGCTGGAGGCGCGGCTTCAGTTCGAGGAGAAGAACTCGGCGCTCACTCAGCTGCACGACGAGCTGCAGGCGTGTCTGGATGCCAAGAAGGGCCAGGCGCCTGAGAAAACCGATCAGATGCAGTCAACCCGTGCGTCTGAAAATGGAGGCGCTGCCTCTGGCCCTGTTCCAGCTCCGGACAATGCCGGTGACGGAGGATTCAGTGAGGATTGCGACTCGGAAGGGAGTGACATGCACTCGATCGAACTGAACGTCGACGGCAACGGCAATTTGCATACCTGGAGCTACACTCCTTCGTCGAGGCGCGACCAGAGAGTGGGTGCGTCGATGCATGGATCGTTGCCGGAGGACAGACGGATGGATGATGCCGGCTCGCGCGACGCCGGCGGCTTCGACCGGAAAACGTTCCGGGAGACGGATGATGCGCTGGAGGGGGACTGGGCAGATGGGTGCAGCCACGGAGTGCTCAACTTTGATCATGATGAGGAGAGGTACCAGGCGATCAAGGATCTCAGGGAGCAGATGCTGGCTGGATCTGGACTCCTCATGTCACAGGGCAGAGAAACTGCTCAAAGTCAGTACTGCATCTTGTGA